One Ardenticatenales bacterium genomic region harbors:
- a CDS encoding GMC family oxidoreductase, whose product MTRYDAIIIGSGFGGAVTAAKLAQAGAKVLLLEQGHRWRTPQTANEKIGRDGINIVNKWNVNDLETGFAMSPGDTDEWGNPHYVLQQNTDLKYIFYRFPGSDNRSGGLFEDYDSQYNPFGSTSRFFVTVGRGYGGGSLVYSMIHLRAPSETFMPAENGNVLWPTAYDRTALDPYYDRIEGIFPVWQLSYDNGSARQVSKRSAVVADAFARAGISCDPIRLNLWGNRFAQGAEPFFTNPFGVPVHRCTGCGFCTFGCIFQAKGTLPTNYLALAEQTGNLTVRTDAQAWGVRPTSLGYLVEWRNKRTGATQSDLGGVAVISGGAIGSPELLLRSQMMGYLPDVSPHAGHHISGNGDAAFGLFFDNLPADFKAELFKGSIMNLVSYHPWLNPPNGIRFILEDVSTLPVGVSKFPVRRQEGGIEPRALDACNTDPNQGAQLYWGRYFKAFIKEHYAEDVLALASIGLDAPDGRVQVDANGEAHISWTTPLVAGNRTFDLVQAAANLVEQIAGASPYGGERLRAQTWDDLRRYTSVHPVGGCRMSDNGPTGANGGVVDANGQVYNYPGLYVIDGSVMPGSVGVNPSHTIAAVAERMSDQLLAAM is encoded by the coding sequence ATGACCCGATATGACGCAATTATCATTGGTTCAGGCTTTGGCGGGGCGGTGACGGCGGCAAAACTGGCGCAGGCAGGCGCAAAAGTGCTGCTGCTGGAACAAGGCCACCGCTGGCGCACGCCGCAAACGGCCAACGAGAAGATTGGCCGGGATGGCATAAACATTGTGAACAAGTGGAACGTCAACGATCTGGAGACAGGTTTTGCCATGTCGCCGGGCGACACGGACGAGTGGGGCAATCCCCATTACGTCCTGCAACAGAACACCGACCTCAAATACATTTTTTACCGTTTTCCGGGGAGCGATAATCGCAGCGGCGGGTTGTTTGAGGATTACGACAGCCAGTACAACCCGTTCGGCTCCACGTCCCGCTTTTTTGTGACCGTGGGGCGCGGGTATGGGGGCGGCTCGCTGGTGTACAGTATGATCCATTTGCGCGCGCCGAGCGAAACGTTCATGCCGGCGGAAAACGGCAACGTACTCTGGCCCACCGCCTATGATCGCACCGCGCTCGATCCGTACTACGACCGCATTGAGGGAATTTTCCCCGTGTGGCAGTTATCGTATGACAATGGCAGCGCGCGCCAGGTGTCCAAACGGTCGGCAGTGGTGGCGGATGCTTTCGCCCGTGCCGGCATTTCCTGCGACCCCATCCGCCTCAATTTGTGGGGCAACCGCTTCGCCCAGGGAGCCGAACCCTTCTTCACCAACCCCTTCGGCGTCCCCGTCCACCGCTGCACCGGCTGCGGCTTCTGCACCTTCGGCTGCATCTTCCAGGCCAAAGGCACCCTCCCCACCAACTACCTCGCCCTCGCCGAACAAACCGGCAACCTCACCGTGCGCACCGACGCCCAGGCCTGGGGCGTGCGCCCCACCTCCCTCGGCTACCTCGTCGAATGGCGCAACAAACGCACGGGAGCCACGCAATCCGACCTCGGCGGCGTAGCCGTCATCAGCGGCGGCGCCATTGGCAGCCCGGAACTGCTCCTGCGCAGCCAGATGATGGGCTACCTCCCCGACGTCAGCCCACACGCCGGCCACCATATCTCCGGCAACGGCGACGCCGCCTTCGGCCTCTTCTTCGACAACCTTCCCGCCGACTTCAAAGCGGAGCTGTTCAAAGGCTCCATCATGAACCTGGTCTCCTATCACCCCTGGCTCAACCCGCCCAACGGCATTCGCTTCATCCTCGAAGACGTGAGTACGCTGCCCGTAGGCGTGAGCAAGTTCCCCGTGCGGCGGCAGGAAGGCGGCATCGAACCACGCGCCCTGGATGCCTGCAACACCGATCCCAACCAGGGGGCGCAGCTTTATTGGGGCCGATATTTTAAGGCCTTCATTAAGGAACATTACGCCGAAGACGTGCTGGCGCTGGCTTCCATTGGCCTGGACGCCCCCGATGGGCGGGTGCAGGTGGACGCCAACGGCGAGGCGCACATCAGTTGGACCACCCCGCTCGTTGCCGGCAATCGCACCTTTGACCTCGTGCAGGCAGCGGCTAACCTGGTGGAACAGATCGCCGGCGCCAGCCCCTACGGCGGTGAACGACTACGCGCGCAAACGTGGGACGACCTGCGCCGCTACACCTCCGTCCACCCCGTCGGCGGCTGCCGCATGAGCGACAACGGCCCCACCGGCGCCAATGGCGGCGTCGTCGATGCCAATGGGCAAGTCTACAACTATCCTGGCCTCTACGTCATCGACGGCAGCGTCATGCCCGGCTCCGTCGGCGTCAACCCGTCGCACACCATCGCCGCCGTCGCCGAACGCATGTCGGACCAGCTTCTGGCGGCCATGTGA
- a CDS encoding pyridoxamine 5'-phosphate oxidase family protein has product MTDFPLTSRNRVRRLPARATYDKATIYPIIDEALICHVGLALDGQPFVIPTIHGRQDDTLFLHGAKASRLLKAIQEGHPICATFTLVDGLVLARSVFHSSMNYRSAVVFGVGRLLETPEEQWLALEVITEHVAPGRWQEARLPTTKELQATSVVAIDMASGSAKIRTGPPADDEADYALPIWAGVLPLREETLSPIPDERLPEKIGLPPSVRDYNRRG; this is encoded by the coding sequence ATGACTGATTTTCCCCTTACTTCGCGCAATCGGGTTCGTCGTTTGCCGGCACGTGCCACCTACGACAAGGCCACCATCTACCCCATCATCGATGAAGCCCTCATCTGCCACGTTGGCCTGGCACTGGATGGACAGCCATTCGTCATCCCCACTATCCACGGGCGACAGGACGACACCCTCTTCCTGCATGGCGCGAAAGCCAGCCGCCTGTTGAAGGCTATCCAGGAGGGACACCCCATTTGCGCCACCTTCACCCTGGTCGATGGCCTGGTGCTGGCGCGCTCCGTTTTTCACTCCTCCATGAACTACCGCTCCGCCGTGGTATTTGGCGTGGGGCGGTTGCTGGAGACGCCGGAGGAGCAATGGCTGGCGCTGGAGGTCATCACCGAACACGTCGCGCCTGGACGCTGGCAGGAGGCGCGGCTGCCCACGACAAAAGAATTGCAGGCCACGAGCGTGGTCGCAATCGACATGGCCAGCGGTTCGGCCAAAATACGGACCGGGCCACCGGCGGATGACGAAGCGGACTACGCCCTGCCTATCTGGGCGGGCGTGCTGCCGCTGCGCGAAGAAACGCTATCCCCCATCCCCGACGAGCGGCTCCCAGAGAAAATTGGACTCCCCCCCTCCGTACGCGACTACAACCGCCGCGGGTGA